A genomic region of Candidatus Eremiobacteraceae bacterium contains the following coding sequences:
- a CDS encoding DEAD/DEAH box helicase, with product MLLEPATRSEVSFDPLIEEWFNGRFGAPTAPQVGGWPHINAGRDILISAPTGSGKTLAAFMVAIDRLLREARNGLTDQTHVLYVSPLKALVNDVHANLQQPLAEIRSLASARGVPLAPITVALRTGDTPVKDRARMVGTPPHILVTTPESLFILLTAARSREIFRTVSTVIVDEIHALIANKRGPHLALSLARLDRLVEATTGKRPQRIGLSATVKPVDEVARFLSSEAAIVNIGHRREMDLAVEVPQDELGPIASNEAWSDIYDRLAAHVKEHRTTLVFVSTRRLAERVSHHLTQRLGEGAVMPHHGSLARHLRLDTEQRLKRGELRAVVATASLELGIDIGSVDLVIQIGSARSIAVALQRIGRSGHWVGARPKGILIASTRDELLESAAVVKAIRTGAMDTLEPSRNALDILAQQLVAECAAQDWDEDALFQLVRSTSAYETLRRKDFDDVVGVLADGISTSRGRASALLHRDRVNGRVRGRRGARLAAITSGGAIADTTTYSVVADPDETQIGTVDEDFAIESMAGDIFLLGMQSWRIRRVEQGRVRVFDAHGAPPSIPFWNGEAPARTLELSQEVGRLRERIAQIIDDEGAAPAAEYLQRECGLDRLGAEQAVAYIDDGRAILGAVPTCARVIAERYFDEAGGMQLVVHAPFGARINRAWGLALRKRFCRTFNLELQAAATDNGIVISLSEQHAFPLATIFGFLKAGTVEDVLTQAMLPSPMFAARWRWNGQRFLALQRFLGGRRVPANIQRMRADDLLAAVFPDRAACPENLGGEEVRIPDHPLVNETVDDCLHEAMDLDGLKTVLLGIADGSIATIAVETAEPSKFSHEILNANPFAFLDDAPLEERRARAVQLRSTTRIDVSDGVGVLDAAAIAAVADQVWPTVRDADELHDALLTLVVLPPQPQWRDWFAQLEAAGRASEATVDDRWFWIATEKRAVAEGARAGDADAVDQVVRGWMESTGPTTAAALADRLALSAHAIEDSFARLEMHGQVFRGSFTPGLETKDEWCNRRVLARIHRAMLATLRREIEPVSVAVHERFIDVWQHLAPGTQLHGVAGTLQVIKQLQGLEFPAVAWETEVLPRRVARYRREYLDKLCMSGEVAWGRLSPHPAFEADAGPRRRRVRPTRVAPVAIFAREDAGWLFGAPHRDGAALSGSARDVRAAIERRGASFFIDIVRATGRLRSEVEDGLWELVAAGIVTADGFDNLRALVDPRRRLATSRRERGRPRNAPGRWALLEQESASRDVTAFARQLLARWGVVFRDIVLRESLAPPWRDLLVELRRMELQGVIRGGRFVSSYVGEQFCLPEALEALRSLR from the coding sequence ATGCTCCTCGAACCCGCCACCCGGTCCGAAGTCTCGTTCGATCCGCTCATCGAAGAATGGTTCAACGGACGGTTCGGCGCGCCGACGGCGCCGCAGGTCGGCGGCTGGCCGCACATCAACGCCGGACGCGACATCCTCATCTCCGCGCCGACGGGTTCCGGCAAGACGCTCGCCGCCTTCATGGTCGCGATCGACCGGCTGCTCCGTGAGGCGCGCAACGGTCTGACCGATCAGACGCACGTGCTCTACGTGTCGCCGCTCAAGGCACTCGTCAACGACGTCCACGCGAACCTTCAGCAGCCGCTCGCCGAGATACGATCGCTCGCGAGCGCGCGCGGCGTGCCGCTTGCGCCTATCACGGTCGCGCTGCGGACCGGCGATACGCCGGTGAAGGACCGCGCGCGCATGGTCGGCACCCCGCCTCACATACTCGTCACGACGCCCGAGTCGCTCTTCATCCTCTTGACGGCGGCGCGATCGCGCGAGATCTTCCGCACGGTTTCGACCGTCATCGTCGACGAGATACATGCGCTCATCGCGAACAAGCGCGGGCCCCACCTCGCGCTATCGCTCGCACGGCTCGACCGGCTCGTGGAAGCGACGACCGGAAAGCGCCCGCAGCGTATCGGCCTGTCGGCAACGGTCAAGCCCGTGGACGAGGTCGCGCGCTTCTTGAGCTCCGAGGCCGCCATCGTCAACATCGGTCACCGCCGCGAGATGGACCTCGCAGTCGAGGTGCCGCAAGACGAGCTCGGACCGATCGCGAGCAACGAAGCGTGGTCCGATATCTACGACCGCCTTGCCGCGCACGTCAAAGAGCACCGGACGACGCTCGTATTCGTCAGCACGCGGCGACTCGCCGAGCGCGTCTCGCATCATCTCACGCAGCGGCTCGGCGAAGGCGCGGTCATGCCGCATCACGGCAGCCTCGCTCGGCATCTCCGGCTCGATACCGAGCAGCGCCTGAAGCGGGGCGAGCTGCGTGCCGTCGTCGCGACCGCTTCGCTCGAGCTCGGCATCGACATCGGCTCGGTCGACCTCGTCATCCAGATCGGCTCGGCGAGATCGATCGCGGTGGCTCTGCAGCGCATCGGCCGCTCCGGCCACTGGGTCGGGGCGCGACCGAAGGGGATCCTCATCGCATCGACGCGCGACGAGCTCCTCGAGAGCGCTGCCGTCGTCAAGGCGATCCGCACGGGCGCGATGGACACGCTCGAGCCCTCGCGCAACGCTCTCGACATCCTCGCTCAACAACTGGTCGCGGAGTGCGCCGCTCAGGATTGGGATGAGGACGCGTTGTTCCAGCTCGTGCGCTCGACGTCCGCGTACGAAACGTTGAGGCGCAAGGACTTCGACGACGTCGTCGGCGTGCTCGCCGACGGGATCTCGACATCGCGAGGCCGAGCGAGCGCGCTGCTCCACCGAGATCGCGTCAACGGCCGCGTCCGCGGCCGGCGAGGCGCGCGGCTTGCCGCGATCACGTCGGGCGGCGCGATCGCCGATACCACGACGTACTCGGTCGTAGCGGATCCCGATGAAACGCAGATCGGCACCGTCGACGAAGATTTCGCGATCGAAAGCATGGCCGGTGACATCTTCCTTCTCGGCATGCAGTCGTGGAGGATCAGACGCGTTGAGCAGGGCCGCGTCCGCGTCTTCGACGCCCACGGCGCACCCCCATCGATACCGTTTTGGAACGGCGAGGCGCCCGCACGCACGCTCGAGTTGTCTCAAGAGGTCGGGCGATTGCGCGAACGGATCGCGCAGATCATCGACGACGAAGGCGCCGCGCCGGCGGCGGAGTATCTGCAGCGCGAATGCGGTCTTGACCGCCTCGGCGCCGAACAAGCCGTCGCCTACATCGACGATGGTCGCGCGATCCTCGGCGCCGTGCCGACGTGCGCGCGCGTCATCGCCGAGCGATACTTCGATGAGGCGGGCGGCATGCAGCTCGTCGTCCACGCTCCGTTCGGAGCACGCATCAACCGGGCATGGGGTCTCGCCCTTCGCAAACGCTTCTGCCGGACGTTCAACCTCGAGCTTCAAGCCGCCGCCACCGACAACGGCATCGTCATCTCGCTGAGCGAGCAGCACGCGTTCCCGCTCGCGACGATCTTCGGGTTCTTGAAAGCCGGAACGGTCGAAGACGTCCTGACGCAGGCGATGCTCCCATCGCCGATGTTCGCGGCGCGCTGGCGCTGGAACGGTCAGCGCTTCCTGGCGCTGCAACGATTTCTCGGTGGCCGGCGCGTACCGGCGAACATCCAGCGTATGCGTGCGGACGATCTCCTCGCCGCTGTATTCCCCGATCGCGCCGCGTGTCCGGAGAACCTCGGCGGAGAGGAAGTGCGCATCCCGGATCACCCGCTCGTCAACGAGACCGTCGACGATTGCCTACACGAGGCGATGGATCTCGACGGGCTCAAGACCGTGCTGCTCGGTATCGCCGACGGTTCGATCGCGACGATCGCGGTCGAAACGGCGGAACCCTCGAAGTTCTCGCACGAAATCCTCAACGCGAATCCTTTCGCGTTCTTGGACGATGCGCCGCTCGAAGAGCGTCGCGCTCGCGCGGTCCAGCTGCGCAGCACAACGCGCATCGACGTCTCTGACGGGGTCGGTGTGCTCGACGCCGCGGCCATCGCTGCCGTCGCCGATCAGGTATGGCCGACCGTCCGCGACGCCGACGAGCTCCACGACGCGCTCTTGACGCTCGTCGTACTGCCCCCACAGCCGCAGTGGCGCGACTGGTTCGCACAGCTCGAGGCGGCCGGCCGCGCGTCCGAGGCGACGGTCGATGACCGCTGGTTTTGGATCGCCACCGAAAAGCGCGCCGTTGCCGAGGGTGCGCGAGCCGGCGACGCCGACGCGGTGGATCAGGTCGTCAGAGGCTGGATGGAATCGACGGGACCGACGACGGCCGCCGCGCTCGCCGATCGGCTCGCGCTTTCGGCTCATGCGATCGAGGACTCGTTCGCCAGGCTCGAGATGCACGGCCAGGTTTTCCGCGGTTCGTTCACACCCGGCCTCGAGACGAAGGACGAGTGGTGCAATCGGCGCGTCCTCGCCCGCATCCATCGTGCGATGCTCGCGACGCTGCGACGCGAGATCGAACCCGTCAGCGTTGCGGTGCACGAACGCTTCATCGACGTCTGGCAGCATCTCGCGCCGGGCACGCAACTTCACGGTGTCGCAGGGACGCTTCAAGTGATCAAGCAGCTGCAAGGGCTCGAGTTCCCTGCCGTCGCCTGGGAGACAGAGGTCTTGCCGAGGCGAGTCGCGCGTTATCGTCGGGAGTATCTCGACAAGCTGTGCATGTCGGGCGAGGTCGCATGGGGGCGCTTGTCGCCGCATCCCGCGTTCGAGGCGGACGCCGGCCCGAGACGGCGTCGTGTCCGCCCGACGCGCGTCGCTCCCGTCGCGATCTTCGCGCGCGAAGATGCGGGCTGGTTGTTCGGCGCACCGCATCGCGACGGCGCGGCCTTGTCGGGGAGCGCGCGCGACGTGCGTGCCGCGATCGAGCGCCGTGGAGCTTCATTCTTCATAGACATCGTGCGCGCAACTGGGCGCCTGCGGAGCGAGGTCGAGGACGGTCTCTGGGAACTCGTCGCGGCGGGGATCGTCACCGCGGATGGCTTCGATAACTTGCGAGCGCTGGTCGATCCGCGACGACGGTTGGCGACGAGCCGCCGAGAACGCGGCCGTCCGCGCAATGCTCCCGGCCGCTGGGCGCTCCTCGAGCAGGAGAGCGCGAGCCGCGACGTTACTGCGTTCGCCCGCCAGCTGCTCGCACGCTGGGGCGTCGTCTTCCGCGATATCGTCCTGCGCGAATCACTCGCGCCGCCCTGGCGCGACCTTCTCGTCGAGCTTCGCCGAATGGAACTCCAGGGCGTCATCCGCGGCGGCCGTTTCGTCTCGTCGTACGTCGGCGAACAGTTCTGTCTGCCCGAAGCGCTCGAAGCGTTGCGTTCACTGCGCTAG